One window of the Candidatus Binatus sp. genome contains the following:
- a CDS encoding amidohydrolase family protein gives MSNNGISKSRAVREKLDHPVIDSDGHTVEFEPALLDYIKKVGGDAMVKRYHDALQGGLFAWYRQSPEQRRELRTTRPPWWALPTKNTLDRATSSMPKLLHERLDDIGLDFTVLYPTAGLFAPHMDDEETRRGVSRAFNLFHSDIFREYADRMTPVAVIPMHTPQEAIEELEFAVGKLGMKAVMMPGHVMRPMPGAQPAGTGGRPARWFDNLCFDGDYDYDPVWAKCVELKIAPTFHSGGMGWGSRTSISNYMFNHIGHFGAAGESLCKALFFGGVTRRFPTLKFAFLEGGTAWGASLYSDLVGHWVKRNGKAMENYNPANLDREMLLSLYERYGGDMVKGKLDNMANSTGLLAGTTEDPKTIDDWWRCGIERAEDIRDLFVKNFYFGCEADDPGNASAFDAKRNPFGARLRAIFSSDIGHWDVPDMTEVTEEAYELVEHGLITQEDFRDFVFTNPVELWCGMNPDFFKGTRVESDVKKALAAK, from the coding sequence ATGTCGAATAACGGTATCTCCAAGTCGCGAGCCGTCCGCGAAAAACTCGATCATCCGGTGATCGATTCCGATGGCCACACGGTGGAATTCGAGCCCGCGCTGCTCGACTACATCAAAAAAGTCGGCGGCGACGCGATGGTCAAACGCTACCATGACGCGCTCCAGGGCGGACTGTTCGCCTGGTATCGGCAGAGCCCCGAGCAGCGCCGCGAACTGCGCACGACGAGACCGCCGTGGTGGGCATTGCCGACCAAAAACACGCTCGATCGCGCGACCTCGAGCATGCCGAAATTGTTGCACGAGCGGCTCGACGATATCGGCCTGGACTTCACGGTGCTGTACCCGACCGCTGGCCTGTTCGCGCCGCACATGGACGACGAAGAGACCCGTCGCGGTGTCAGCCGGGCCTTCAATTTGTTTCACTCCGACATTTTCCGCGAGTATGCCGACCGGATGACCCCGGTCGCGGTAATCCCGATGCACACGCCGCAAGAAGCGATCGAGGAACTCGAATTCGCCGTCGGCAAACTCGGGATGAAGGCCGTGATGATGCCTGGCCACGTGATGCGTCCGATGCCTGGCGCGCAGCCTGCCGGCACTGGCGGACGTCCCGCACGCTGGTTCGACAATCTGTGCTTCGACGGCGACTACGATTACGACCCGGTGTGGGCCAAGTGCGTCGAGCTGAAAATCGCGCCGACCTTCCACTCCGGCGGGATGGGATGGGGCAGCAGGACCTCGATCTCGAACTACATGTTCAACCATATCGGCCACTTCGGCGCGGCCGGCGAGTCGCTCTGCAAGGCGCTGTTTTTCGGCGGCGTGACGCGCAGATTTCCGACCTTGAAGTTCGCGTTCCTCGAAGGCGGAACGGCGTGGGGCGCGAGCCTCTACAGCGATCTCGTCGGCCATTGGGTGAAGCGCAACGGCAAGGCGATGGAGAACTACAACCCGGCCAACCTCGATCGCGAGATGCTGCTGTCGCTCTATGAGCGTTACGGCGGCGACATGGTCAAGGGCAAGCTCGATAATATGGCCAACAGCACTGGACTGCTCGCCGGAACCACCGAAGATCCGAAGACTATCGACGATTGGTGGCGATGCGGTATCGAGCGAGCCGAAGACATTCGGGATCTGTTCGTGAAGAACTTCTATTTCGGGTGCGAAGCGGACGATCCGGGCAACGCGTCTGCGTTCGACGCCAAGCGAAACCCGTTCGGCGCCCGCTTGCGGGCGATCTTCAGCTCCGACATCGGCCATTGGGACGTGCCGGATATGACCGAAGTTACCGAGGAAGCCTACGAACTGGTCGAGCACGGCCTGATCACGCAGGAAGACTTCCGGGACTTTGTCTTCACTAATCCGGTCGAGTTGTGGTGCGGGATGAACCCGGATTTCTTCAAGGGTACCCGGGTCGAGTCGGACGTTAAGAAGGCGCTCGCTGCGAAATGA
- a CDS encoding amidohydrolase family protein, translating into MATAKTSKSAAVHAKLGHPVIDSDGHTVEFEPAVMEYLAKVGGSRMVEHYKTHWSAGMNAGLGALFGSSRLSPEQRVAQRATRSPWWGLPTKNTLDRATSTLPKLLHERLDEIGLDVTVLYPSLGLAAPHIDDEEVRKAACRAFNMFHADIFREYADRMIPVAVIPMHTPQEATEELEFAVKQLGFKAVMLAGHVIRPIPEVVRTAPDAARYAYWLDNLCLDSDHDYDPVWAKCVELGVSPTFHSAGMGWGSRTSPSTYMYNHIGHFAAAGEALCKAMFFGGVTRRFPTLRFAFLECGVGWAASLYADMIGHWEKRNGKAMSNYDPANLDRELLLSLYEQYGGDMVKGKIDGITQNGILAGSKEDPATLDDWRRCGIEKREDIRDLFVPSFYFGCEADDPMNASAFNTRINPFGARLNAIFSSDIGHWDVPDMTEVVEEAYELVEHKVMSEEDLRDFMFVNPARLWTEMNSDFFKGTVVESQVRKLSAA; encoded by the coding sequence ATGGCTACCGCGAAAACATCCAAATCCGCGGCCGTGCACGCGAAGCTCGGCCATCCCGTGATCGATTCTGACGGACACACGGTCGAATTCGAGCCGGCGGTGATGGAATACCTGGCCAAGGTGGGCGGGAGCAGGATGGTCGAGCACTACAAGACGCACTGGAGCGCTGGAATGAACGCCGGCCTCGGCGCGTTGTTTGGCTCGAGTCGCCTCTCGCCCGAGCAACGCGTTGCCCAGCGCGCAACGCGCTCGCCCTGGTGGGGATTGCCAACCAAGAACACGCTCGACCGCGCAACCTCGACGCTGCCGAAGCTGCTGCACGAACGGCTGGACGAGATCGGTCTGGATGTAACCGTGCTTTACCCCAGCCTCGGGCTGGCCGCCCCGCATATCGATGATGAAGAGGTGCGGAAGGCCGCCTGCCGGGCGTTCAACATGTTTCACGCGGACATCTTTCGCGAATACGCCGACCGCATGATTCCGGTCGCGGTCATCCCGATGCATACGCCGCAGGAAGCAACCGAGGAACTCGAATTCGCGGTCAAGCAGTTGGGCTTCAAAGCGGTGATGTTGGCGGGCCACGTGATTCGGCCGATTCCAGAAGTCGTCCGCACCGCACCCGACGCGGCGCGCTATGCGTACTGGCTGGACAATCTCTGTCTGGACAGTGACCACGACTACGATCCGGTGTGGGCAAAGTGCGTCGAACTGGGGGTCTCGCCGACCTTCCATTCCGCGGGCATGGGCTGGGGCAGCCGCACCTCGCCCTCGACTTATATGTACAATCACATCGGGCACTTCGCGGCGGCGGGCGAGGCGCTGTGCAAGGCGATGTTCTTCGGCGGAGTAACGCGCCGTTTCCCGACCCTCAGGTTCGCCTTCCTCGAGTGTGGAGTCGGCTGGGCCGCTTCGCTCTACGCCGACATGATCGGCCATTGGGAGAAGCGCAACGGCAAGGCGATGTCGAACTATGATCCGGCCAACCTCGACCGCGAGTTGCTGCTGTCGCTCTATGAGCAGTACGGCGGCGATATGGTCAAGGGCAAAATTGACGGGATTACGCAGAACGGGATTCTGGCGGGAAGCAAGGAAGACCCGGCGACGCTCGACGATTGGAGGCGATGCGGAATCGAGAAGCGCGAGGACATTCGCGATCTCTTTGTACCGAGTTTTTACTTCGGCTGTGAGGCCGACGACCCAATGAACGCCTCGGCCTTCAACACTCGCATCAATCCGTTCGGGGCCAGGCTCAACGCCATCTTCAGTTCGGACATCGGGCACTGGGACGTGCCGGATATGACCGAGGTGGTCGAGGAGGCCTACGAACTGGTCGAGCATAAAGTCATGAGCGAAGAGGATTTGCGCGACTTCATGTTCGTCAATCCGGCCCGCTTGTGGACCGAGATGAATTCCGACTTTTTCAAAGGCACGGTGGTCGAATCCCAGGTGCGCAAGCTATCTGCAGCATAG
- a CDS encoding LLM class flavin-dependent oxidoreductase produces MSKKMHFAVILLNCPMHHSVGSWRLPRSLVGYNYARPAFWIDIARILERGKLDMLFMADGVGVSDRYGHSIETTIRYGVQCPTHDAVPLVSMLAPVTQRLGLAATISTAYLPPQYLARLLSTLDHLTEGRVGWNVVTSPLENALKQYTHDERYDRADEYLDVLRKMWSSWEPDAVVMDRESGIYADPAKVHPVNHEGKYFKVTGPAQVPWSPQGHPVIIQAGQSDRGLEFAARHAEAVFAVHQTPAAMKRVYDDVKARAKKYGRSSGDVKVLWGLMPIVGETEDAAKAKERALIEAVPQLGGLTQLSTHIGYDLSRVPLDTPLEEFGAENGEGLLQALSHGLGIQGLAKMLMKENIGRSVTVGEAAQFYGSGIGPKIVGTPLQVANQLEDIFDEVGGDGFMLITHYLPGCLEEFVEMVVPILQKRGRFRTDYEGTTLREHLMQE; encoded by the coding sequence ATGTCGAAAAAGATGCACTTTGCGGTGATCCTGCTTAACTGTCCGATGCATCATTCGGTCGGGTCGTGGCGCCTGCCCCGCTCGCTGGTCGGATACAACTACGCGCGTCCCGCGTTTTGGATAGATATCGCGCGGATTCTGGAACGAGGCAAGCTCGACATGCTGTTCATGGCCGACGGCGTCGGCGTCTCGGACCGCTACGGCCATTCGATCGAGACCACCATCCGCTACGGCGTGCAGTGCCCGACCCATGACGCGGTGCCGCTGGTGTCGATGCTGGCGCCGGTGACGCAACGACTCGGGCTCGCCGCTACGATTTCCACGGCTTACCTGCCGCCGCAGTATCTTGCCCGTCTGCTCTCGACGCTTGACCATCTTACCGAGGGGCGAGTGGGCTGGAACGTCGTAACTTCGCCGCTGGAGAACGCACTAAAACAATACACCCACGATGAGCGCTATGATCGGGCGGATGAGTACCTAGATGTTCTTCGCAAGATGTGGTCGAGCTGGGAGCCTGACGCGGTGGTGATGGACCGTGAATCGGGAATCTACGCCGACCCCGCCAAGGTGCATCCGGTCAATCATGAAGGAAAGTATTTCAAGGTCACCGGACCGGCGCAGGTTCCATGGTCGCCACAGGGTCATCCGGTGATCATTCAGGCCGGACAGTCAGACCGGGGGCTGGAATTCGCCGCCCGGCACGCGGAGGCGGTATTCGCGGTTCATCAAACTCCCGCGGCGATGAAGCGGGTTTACGATGATGTGAAGGCGCGCGCGAAAAAATACGGTCGCAGCTCCGGCGATGTAAAGGTGCTGTGGGGACTGATGCCGATTGTGGGAGAGACCGAGGATGCGGCAAAGGCCAAGGAGCGGGCGCTGATCGAAGCGGTCCCACAACTGGGCGGTCTCACGCAGCTATCCACGCATATCGGGTATGACCTGTCGCGTGTGCCGCTGGACACCCCCCTCGAGGAATTCGGGGCGGAGAACGGCGAAGGTCTGTTGCAGGCGCTGAGTCATGGGCTTGGCATTCAAGGCTTGGCCAAAATGCTGATGAAGGAAAATATCGGCCGCTCGGTGACGGTCGGTGAGGCCGCCCAATTCTACGGCAGCGGAATCGGGCCGAAGATCGTCGGTACGCCGCTGCAGGTGGCCAATCAGCTCGAGGACATCTTCGATGAAGTAGGCGGCGACGGCTTCATGTTGATCACTCACTACCTGCCGGGATGCCTCGAGGAATTCGTCGAGATGGTGGTGCCGATTCTGCAAAAGCGCGGCCGCTTTCGCACCGATTACGAAGGAACAACCCTGCGCGAACATTTGATGCAGGAATAA
- a CDS encoding LLM class flavin-dependent oxidoreductase, translated as MRNNKKMHLAQFLMHSPTYHSLAMWRHPRTAYSSLSWDRPELYQHIAQVCERGKFDMVFFADVSFISDTYTGSLEPAIRYATQAPAHDPIPLLSWLGAVTSTIGLGGTFSISHQQPFYVARLWATLDHLTRGRAAWNIVTSINHNESANYGAELMEHNLRYERAEEFMEVCIKLWNSWDKDAVVMDRERGVFADPAKVRRIEHEGRFFKSRGPLTVTRSPQNGPAIIQAGASSSGRAFAAKYAEAIFAVQPFADGAREYYADVKGRMENAGRNPDHCKILFGVQPIVGRTAEEAREKQAFHNSLVPVEAGLTILSGHLDYDFSRRDLDQVMEHSPEFAIQGLAKTYSKVANKQLTVRDVAQMHGQSVSLPQIVGNPEQVVDQLEAYYQAAGGDGFMLSPIYTPGAIEEFVDMVVPVLQRRGLFRSDYAGKTQREHLLQDS; from the coding sequence ATGCGGAACAACAAGAAGATGCATCTTGCGCAGTTCCTGATGCATAGCCCGACCTATCACAGCCTCGCGATGTGGCGTCATCCGCGCACCGCCTATTCCAGCTTGAGCTGGGACCGTCCCGAGCTATACCAGCACATTGCCCAGGTCTGCGAGCGCGGCAAGTTCGACATGGTGTTCTTCGCGGACGTGAGTTTCATATCGGACACCTACACAGGTTCGCTCGAGCCTGCGATTCGCTATGCGACTCAGGCGCCCGCACACGATCCTATTCCATTACTTTCGTGGCTCGGCGCAGTAACTTCGACGATCGGTCTTGGCGGAACTTTCTCGATCAGCCATCAGCAGCCATTCTACGTCGCGCGCCTGTGGGCCACTCTTGATCACCTCACCCGCGGGCGCGCCGCGTGGAACATCGTAACCTCGATCAATCACAACGAGTCGGCGAACTATGGGGCCGAACTTATGGAGCACAACCTCCGCTATGAGCGCGCCGAAGAATTCATGGAGGTCTGCATCAAGCTGTGGAATAGCTGGGACAAGGATGCGGTGGTGATGGATCGCGAGCGCGGGGTGTTCGCGGATCCTGCCAAGGTTCGTCGTATCGAGCACGAAGGCCGCTTCTTCAAGTCGCGGGGACCGTTGACGGTCACGCGCTCGCCGCAGAACGGTCCGGCGATTATTCAGGCCGGCGCGTCGTCCTCCGGCCGGGCATTCGCCGCGAAGTATGCCGAGGCGATTTTCGCCGTGCAGCCCTTTGCCGACGGAGCGCGCGAGTACTACGCGGACGTCAAGGGACGGATGGAGAACGCCGGGCGCAATCCCGATCACTGCAAGATTCTATTCGGCGTGCAGCCGATCGTCGGACGCACCGCGGAAGAGGCCCGCGAGAAGCAGGCCTTTCATAACAGCCTGGTGCCGGTCGAGGCGGGACTTACGATTCTGTCGGGCCATCTCGATTATGACTTTTCACGCCGCGACCTCGACCAGGTGATGGAGCATTCGCCGGAGTTCGCAATCCAGGGACTGGCCAAGACATACAGCAAGGTGGCCAATAAGCAGCTCACCGTCCGCGACGTGGCCCAGATGCACGGTCAGAGCGTTAGCCTGCCGCAGATAGTCGGCAACCCGGAGCAGGTAGTCGATCAACTGGAAGCGTACTATCAAGCGGCCGGAGGCGACGGCTTCATGCTCAGCCCGATCTACACTCCGGGCGCGATCGAGGAATTCGTCGATATGGTCGTGCCGGTGTTGCAGCGTAGAGGCCTGTTCCGCAGCGACTACGCGGGCAAGACGCAGCGCGAGCATCTGCTACAGGACAGCTAG
- a CDS encoding LLM class flavin-dependent oxidoreductase translates to MAKKKMHLTGFVLYAPAPHTMMSWIYPREKIRWHWHQNEYWRSIAQTLERGKFDMLFFADGWGGGNEASVRYAVQFPVHDPLLLISYLAGFTQKLGFAVTMSTTFYAPFMLARKLSTLDHITNGRIGWNIVTSFSNGEARNFSLDKMIPHDERYDRADEFMEVCYRLWDSWEPDALKMDMENGVFADPAKVHRINFRGKWFNCQGPLDVIPSPQGRPLLIQAGASERGREFAAQHAECVFGAGGRWFTDDLAQRALKHGRDPSKIKIIWGAQPIVAETAAEAQAIEQSVLDRIPPQVGLHLMSSHFDMDLTRYSLDTLVNDIEGGAIQGIVESFKRAEPVTLREAAQIYGRGMMPHLVGTPVQVADQMEEMLDHMGGDGFQVSPPYYAPDYYEDLVRLLIPELQRRGVFRKEYRGDTLRDYAFEE, encoded by the coding sequence ATGGCGAAGAAGAAGATGCATCTGACTGGCTTTGTGCTCTACGCTCCGGCACCTCACACGATGATGTCGTGGATTTATCCACGCGAAAAGATCCGCTGGCACTGGCATCAGAACGAGTATTGGCGCTCGATCGCGCAGACGCTGGAGCGCGGCAAGTTCGACATGCTGTTCTTTGCCGACGGCTGGGGCGGCGGCAACGAGGCGAGCGTCCGTTACGCGGTCCAGTTCCCCGTTCACGATCCGCTGCTGCTCATTTCCTATCTCGCGGGCTTCACGCAGAAGCTCGGCTTTGCGGTGACGATGTCGACCACGTTCTATGCGCCGTTCATGCTGGCGCGGAAGTTGTCCACGCTCGACCACATTACCAATGGGCGGATCGGCTGGAATATCGTCACCTCGTTCAGCAATGGCGAGGCGCGCAACTTCAGCCTCGACAAGATGATCCCGCACGACGAGCGCTACGACCGGGCCGACGAATTCATGGAGGTGTGCTACCGGCTGTGGGATAGCTGGGAGCCTGACGCGCTGAAGATGGACATGGAGAACGGCGTCTTTGCCGATCCGGCCAAAGTCCATCGCATCAATTTCCGCGGCAAATGGTTCAACTGCCAAGGGCCGCTCGACGTGATTCCGTCGCCGCAAGGCCGGCCGTTGCTGATCCAGGCAGGCGCCTCTGAGCGCGGGCGCGAGTTCGCGGCCCAGCATGCAGAATGCGTTTTTGGCGCGGGCGGCCGATGGTTCACCGACGACCTCGCACAGCGCGCACTGAAACACGGGCGCGACCCCTCGAAGATCAAGATCATCTGGGGCGCCCAACCGATCGTCGCCGAAACTGCAGCTGAAGCGCAGGCGATCGAACAGTCCGTGCTCGACCGCATCCCGCCCCAAGTCGGCTTGCATCTGATGTCGTCGCACTTCGACATGGATCTGACGCGATACAGCCTCGACACGCTGGTTAACGATATCGAGGGCGGCGCCATCCAGGGCATCGTCGAGTCCTTCAAGCGCGCGGAGCCCGTGACGCTGCGCGAAGCTGCGCAAATCTACGGGCGCGGCATGATGCCGCATCTGGTCGGAACGCCCGTTCAGGTGGCCGACCAGATGGAGGAGATGCTTGATCACATGGGCGGCGACGGCTTCCAGGTGAGTCCTCCCTACTATGCGCCGGACTATTACGAGGATCTGGTCCGCCTGCTTATCCCGGAACTCCAACGCCGCGGCGTCTTTCGCAAGGAGTATCGCGGCGACACCTTGCGGGATTACGCCTTTGAAGAGTGA
- a CDS encoding TetR/AcrR family transcriptional regulator yields MPQRNHVNEEKLSPRLRHILAELEHIVVGEGFLHFDTATLARRLGCSKRALYSLAPTQERLLQLVIDRVLNRTDEYLAKIAKDTSNRSATLTHYMNAIVETSRPASARFLRDIAIFPPGMRLLEQLQRQTFDRLEKMIRDGIEAEVFNDISPKLVAELILMAAGRLIDPDFQRKLGLTLAESYEELSRLLYHGLLPGQNLDPVGDAIRSAGAGEPPPSARSRDAAAPATFEPGAAVSRSSDNRRGRQPGRNST; encoded by the coding sequence ATGCCGCAACGCAACCACGTTAACGAAGAAAAACTCTCGCCACGGCTCCGCCACATTCTGGCAGAGCTCGAGCACATTGTCGTGGGCGAAGGCTTTCTTCATTTCGACACGGCCACCCTGGCACGGCGCCTTGGATGCTCGAAGCGGGCACTTTATTCTCTCGCGCCGACCCAGGAGCGATTGCTGCAATTAGTGATCGACCGGGTGCTGAACAGGACGGACGAGTACCTTGCCAAGATCGCGAAAGACACCTCCAATCGAAGCGCCACACTGACGCATTATATGAATGCGATCGTGGAAACATCGCGGCCGGCGAGCGCGAGATTTCTGCGCGACATTGCGATTTTTCCTCCCGGAATGCGTCTTTTAGAACAACTTCAGCGCCAAACCTTCGATCGCCTCGAAAAGATGATTCGCGACGGGATCGAGGCCGAGGTGTTCAACGACATAAGCCCAAAGCTGGTTGCGGAACTGATCTTGATGGCCGCAGGCCGCCTCATCGATCCGGATTTCCAGCGCAAGCTCGGACTCACACTCGCCGAGTCCTACGAAGAACTCTCACGCTTGCTCTACCACGGGTTGTTGCCGGGTCAGAATCTGGATCCGGTAGGTGACGCGATCCGTTCGGCAGGCGCGGGGGAACCTCCGCCGAGCGCGCGGTCGAGAGACGCGGCCGCGCCGGCGACGTTCGAGCCTGGCGCGGCCGTCTCAAGAAGCAGCGACAATCGGCGCGGCCGCCAGCCTGGCCGAAACTCAACTTAG
- a CDS encoding amidohydrolase family protein: protein MGTSIRTTGSPSKSALSKSAQVRARLKHPVIDSDGHTVEFQPALRDYIARIGGPKLAERYRSDGANWYRMTAEQRRAERPLRPPWWALPTKNTLDRATGTFPKLQYERLDETGIDFAVLYPTAGLGAPHIRDEELRRASCRAFNTFNADIFRDYADRLTPAAVIPMHTPTEAIEELEYAVKTLGLKVIMMAGHVRRPIPAIAESVANPTRYAYWLDLFGLDSEYDYDPVWAKCVELGVAPSFHSGGMGWGSRSSISNYMFNHIGHFAAAGEATCKALFFGGVTRRFPKLKFAFLECGVGWAANLYADLIGHWVKRNRKGMENYDPANLNREMFYDLARRYGGKLVEGKLERLGEGWGLNGTREDPEALDDWSRCGIEKPEDIRDLFVRNFYFGCEADDPINAMAFDSKKLPLKAKLNAIFSSDMGHWDVPDITEITEEAYEMVEHGLVSKHDFRDFVFANPARLWAGMNPDFFKGTRVEESVKQLMADQD from the coding sequence ATGGGCACCAGCATTCGTACAACCGGCTCACCCTCCAAGTCGGCGCTTTCCAAGTCGGCGCAGGTTCGCGCGCGCCTCAAGCATCCGGTGATCGATTCCGATGGCCATACGGTAGAATTCCAGCCTGCGCTGCGCGATTACATCGCTCGGATTGGCGGCCCCAAGCTCGCCGAGCGATACCGCAGCGACGGCGCCAACTGGTACCGGATGACCGCCGAACAGCGGCGCGCGGAACGTCCGCTCAGGCCGCCCTGGTGGGCGCTGCCGACCAAAAACACGCTCGACCGCGCAACCGGCACCTTCCCCAAGTTACAGTACGAGCGGCTCGATGAAACCGGAATCGACTTCGCGGTGCTGTATCCGACCGCGGGGCTGGGTGCGCCGCACATTCGTGACGAGGAACTGCGGCGCGCATCTTGCCGTGCGTTCAACACCTTCAATGCCGATATTTTCCGCGACTATGCGGATCGTCTGACGCCGGCTGCGGTAATCCCGATGCATACGCCGACGGAAGCGATCGAAGAACTCGAATACGCGGTCAAGACGCTGGGGCTCAAGGTGATCATGATGGCGGGACACGTACGCCGTCCGATCCCGGCGATAGCCGAATCGGTCGCGAATCCCACCCGCTACGCCTACTGGCTGGATCTGTTCGGGCTCGACAGCGAGTACGATTACGACCCGGTGTGGGCCAAATGCGTTGAACTCGGGGTGGCGCCGAGCTTCCATTCCGGCGGCATGGGCTGGGGCAGCCGCTCGTCGATCTCGAACTACATGTTCAACCATATCGGCCATTTCGCCGCGGCTGGCGAGGCGACCTGCAAGGCGCTGTTTTTCGGCGGAGTGACGCGGCGCTTCCCGAAGCTGAAATTCGCCTTCCTCGAATGCGGCGTCGGCTGGGCGGCGAACCTGTACGCCGACCTGATCGGTCATTGGGTGAAGCGCAATCGGAAGGGGATGGAAAACTACGACCCCGCCAATCTGAATCGAGAAATGTTCTATGACCTGGCGCGCCGCTACGGAGGCAAGTTGGTCGAGGGCAAGCTCGAGCGGCTGGGCGAGGGATGGGGTCTGAACGGCACTAGGGAAGATCCCGAGGCGCTGGACGACTGGTCGCGCTGCGGAATCGAAAAGCCCGAGGACATTCGCGATCTGTTTGTGCGGAATTTCTATTTTGGATGCGAGGCTGACGATCCGATCAATGCAATGGCCTTCGACTCTAAAAAACTTCCATTGAAAGCAAAGCTGAACGCGATCTTCAGTTCCGACATGGGCCACTGGGACGTGCCCGACATCACCGAGATTACAGAGGAAGCCTACGAGATGGTCGAACACGGTCTCGTTTCCAAACACGACTTTCGCGATTTCGTGTTTGCGAATCCGGCGCGGCTATGGGCCGGCATGAATCCGGACTTTTTCAAAGGCACGCGGGTCGAGGAAAGCGTCAAGCAGCTGATGGCCGACCAGGACTGA
- a CDS encoding amidohydrolase family protein codes for MKTNGKSKSAEIRARLGHPVIDSDGHMVEYVPAFFEYLKKIGGDSVVRRYREAGFGFGCTADWYRLSPAERTRQHAVRPPWWALPTSNTLDRATSTLPRLLHERLDEMGIDFTVLYPSLGLDAPYLADDEVRQAACRALNTMYAELFAEFSDRMTPAGIIPMNTPGEAIAELEYATKTLGLKAFMMATHAIRPVPLVNEKAPELSRYARYIDNFCIDSAYDYDPVWAKCIELRVAPGFHSSGMGWGSRTTSNYMFNHIGHFASACEALCKGAFISGVTRRFPKLRLAFLECGVWWACALYGDLIGRWEKRSGEQIHNYNPASLNRELYADLFRRYGGRLATAEMMAQLPSVLEGSDHHPEQLDDLAACRISKKEDIRDLFVPNFYFGCEADDPTNAFAFDRKCNPMGARLNAIFSSDIGHWDVPDMREVVEEAYELVEHEVMNEDDFRDFVFGNPARLFTEANPDFFKGTRVEDAVKKFLGSES; via the coding sequence GTGAAAACCAACGGCAAAAGCAAGTCAGCCGAGATTCGGGCGCGGCTGGGGCATCCGGTGATCGATTCCGACGGGCACATGGTCGAATACGTGCCGGCATTTTTTGAATATCTGAAAAAGATCGGCGGCGATTCGGTCGTCCGGCGCTATCGCGAGGCCGGATTCGGCTTCGGCTGCACCGCGGATTGGTATCGATTATCGCCCGCAGAGCGGACGCGCCAACATGCGGTCCGCCCTCCCTGGTGGGCGTTGCCGACCAGCAATACGCTGGACCGCGCGACCTCGACCCTGCCCCGGCTGTTGCACGAGCGGCTCGACGAGATGGGGATCGATTTCACCGTGCTTTATCCGAGTCTCGGTCTCGACGCGCCCTACCTCGCTGACGATGAGGTTCGTCAGGCGGCCTGTCGTGCGCTGAACACGATGTACGCGGAGCTGTTCGCCGAGTTTTCAGATCGCATGACGCCCGCCGGCATCATTCCGATGAACACTCCGGGAGAAGCGATCGCAGAACTCGAGTACGCGACCAAGACCTTGGGACTCAAGGCGTTCATGATGGCGACGCACGCCATCCGGCCGGTGCCGCTGGTTAACGAGAAGGCGCCCGAGTTGAGCCGCTATGCGCGCTATATCGACAATTTTTGCATCGACAGCGCCTACGACTACGATCCGGTGTGGGCGAAGTGCATCGAGCTGCGAGTCGCGCCGGGCTTTCACTCGTCGGGCATGGGCTGGGGCAGCCGAACCACGTCGAACTACATGTTCAATCACATCGGCCACTTCGCCTCCGCATGCGAGGCGCTCTGCAAGGGCGCTTTCATCAGCGGCGTCACGCGCCGTTTTCCGAAGCTCCGGCTGGCGTTCCTCGAATGCGGTGTTTGGTGGGCGTGCGCGCTGTACGGCGACCTGATCGGGCGGTGGGAGAAGCGCAGCGGGGAACAGATTCACAATTACAATCCCGCCAGCCTGAACCGTGAACTCTATGCCGACCTGTTCCGCCGCTACGGAGGCAGGCTCGCGACGGCGGAAATGATGGCGCAACTGCCGAGCGTGCTCGAAGGCTCCGATCATCATCCCGAGCAACTCGACGATTTGGCCGCCTGCCGAATATCGAAGAAGGAGGACATCCGCGACTTGTTCGTTCCCAACTTCTACTTCGGCTGCGAGGCCGACGATCCGACCAACGCGTTCGCTTTCGACCGAAAGTGCAACCCGATGGGTGCCCGGCTCAATGCGATTTTCAGTTCCGACATCGGTCACTGGGACGTTCCCGACATGCGCGAAGTCGTTGAGGAGGCGTACGAACTAGTAGAACACGAAGTCATGAACGAGGACGACTTTCGCGACTTCGTATTCGGCAATCCGGCGCGGCTGTTTACCGAGGCAAATCCGGATTTTTTCAAGGGCACGCGGGTCGAAGACGCGGTAAAGAAATTCCTCGGCAGCGAGTCATAA